A region of the Bombyx mori chromosome 22, ASM3026992v2 genome:
TTGTTTCacaaaaaaccggttttttaaggtatttttaggttttttccataaaggctaaataatcattaaataaaactacgtgcaaacgaagagttttcttcatacaattaataaccctattattatattttatataggtttaatgttcatattatccaataataaaaagctttttatttttgatttaatactaTTGTATTTTTGTCAAAGTGggtttttcttatattttacaTGGTAATTGTACcgtagtttttaaatgtaatgcacGGTAATTTCAGTCTGAAACACGGCATTTTTTATATAGCAGCATGATAGTTTGTATATTTGATCTGGTAGCACTGGTGTGAACTGTGAATGTAACGCGTACTTAAAAACCgatattcttaaataaaaatcggtGTTTATCGGTATCTGTAAAAACCAGTCTTTCTCCGGTTTTCTTCGAACCGGCTTACATCCCTATAGCCACGACAATTTGTGAATACCcacactactactactactgttaattttgagaaGTCTCATAAacgccattttactgagattaaattTCATTCTATATGAtctgatctcatttcatttaatttcatactaattgattaatgtttcaaattaatcaacttcatttcattcgttccttaatatcatttttcttaaaaaaaaatataaaagattagaTTGTATGGTACGACACTTTTGCCTCTCTAGTTGGAAAACTAGAACTACTGTCATTTTATTGACAGATAATAGTTAGCAGACAACAAAAACACATGCATTGGcttgtacaatttttttaaaatgtttagtcTTATGGAACTAAAATTCATTTATCAAAGAATATACTgcttctaaaaataaattataggtaTTATGAAAGGATTTAGAgttcatttaaataaagttgTATCTTGTCGATTTCAGTTGTAACATATTGAATCAAGGaattatcactttttttttagagaATCTACCTCAACTACCATATAGCTTcactttaaaataaagttttattgaaatttgaatGGTCTTGATCCCAAAAACCGAAAttgtaaatacaatttaaaccATGGTAAGTAGATCCCAactcatttatttttagttaagttgttaattttattttctaaattaaaaatgttttcctTTCAAATTTTAGGCCAGAAACGCAGAGAAAGCAATGTGAGTATGTGTTCTGTATTTCTTCATAAAagtttgctttatttattgcaaATGAATAATACTTTTATTGCATACTACTTATTGGATAAACTTGCAAACTTCATTGCAAATAAATGATAGTCAACAAATACTGTTAGGGTATACACAATTGAACATTTCTAAGTAAATTGATATGGCAGCACCTTTTTTAATAAGTGATATTACTTAACTTTGCTCTAATAATTACTTGAGTTGATAAGCTAAGTAAGGAATATAGTAAAACATTTGTTGCCCATGCACTGAAAGTACTAACGGCGCACTAGTTACTCTGTGTTTACAAAAGGCCTTATCGTTACTGTGTGAAGGCTGCCACTAACCTTGATATGAGTCATAATTGGACATTATAATGGCTGTTcacccttcaaaacggaacACATTTATGCtttaaggcagaaataggcagatggTGGCATCTGCCAGTGCAGGCCTATATGACACTCTAAAACCATTAATTatgctaattatattttttgcaggGCCTGATTACATAATGTAATTCCTTGATCGTGAAAGTCAGTTACGAATATGTGCCAAATATGTTTTTCATCAGACACAAATTAACATTGTTACTGCAATGGTTGATCCAAATAGATTCAAGTTCTTATTTTAAAGGCCATTTTCAAACTGACAATATATCTGCATTATACTAAATAGTATAAATATACCTGAGTAATAAGTGCTTAACATATAATTTTGTTAGCAGTAAAACAAAGTGTGAAATGAGACAATAGACTTGATCTATAAAGAATTTAACAGAaatgtgaataataaaaatgctaTAACACAAACATGACCTGAATGTTAGTAAAGGTATTGCTATATAACATTTTCGGCAGTCATAGAAAAGGGTGTGAATTATGTAATAAAGACTGCAATATTTAAATGCATAAATTTTCTAATTACATCAGTGGCCTAATGGCATATTGTTATTCTCACAGTAAATAGACTCTTTCTGCTGCATTCACATCTTCCGGGATGACTGCCTGTTTAGTgatcatttttttaagtaatacatCATACACTTTCTACATGATAATACTAAGATAataggcaataataataatgttatatagAGAGAGAGGAGCTATTGCGCCTGTGAAGCAGTCAACCGTTTTGGTTTTGAAGTTAGAAATAGAATAAAAGAGACTTCAACCTCATCTCTTAAGTTAATCTAGAGCATTCACatttagatatctatgggttctaATATTGGTTTCATAGCAGGTATCCCATGAGCAATATCAGCCCCTGTTGGTTTACATTGTGTTAATTCCAGTATGTATTAGTCCTGAAGCTATCAGGTCTTTTAGTATTAATAGTATTTATAACTCtttatttcaatacaattaaaatttcaactatGTTCATGATGTTAAAACAGTAATTATTATTGGTTATTTACTTAATGTTCTCTAGGACAACACTAGCACGTTGGCGTGCGGCACAAGTTCAGGAAGCGGGAGGCCAGCGAGAACGACGTCCGTATCTTGCATCAGAATGTAATGATTTACCACAAGCCGAGAAGTGGAGGTTACAGATTGTCAGAGAAATTGCGAAAAAAGTGGCACAGATACAGAAtggtatgtatattttaaaataatcaatgCTTATTTAAACCCAGACATGCTTTATTGTGACTATAatactatattttatacaaaatataaaatttttttgagagTACTTTCTCAACTTTATTAGATGAACAAACAAAGCcaaatattaatatgtaatgGCCAATATTGTAGCAAAAGTTGATGCCTTAAATATTCTTAGCTTATGGCATATTCATTTTGAACAAAAACCGTTTACCTACTTGTTAATCCAAATCTTTGATTTGCTTTACTTTCTTAGTTTTTATTGtgcttatttttttacaaattggaAATTCATACACATATATTCATAtatgtatactagctgacccagcaaacgttgtgttgccttaaataagatttctagggaaattatagtgtacaaaaaaaaacctcattcaaccacatacctcaaaaccaaaccaaaaaacctcaaacaaaaaaaaaattatccaaaaaaataaaaaataaatgtttggggtggacaacccttattacttaggggtatgaaaaatagatagtagccgattctcagacctactgaacgtactattgatacacaaataaaaccaaaaaaacatggctgaaaaatgtatagtgagtaagacaggagacggCTTCGttctcatccctactacgtgatgtttgctggatgagtggtgacacctggcggggataactgatcgattgatagttgatcagtagtcgaccggcgagggcgggagatcaaattgaattaaaaaacaaaaacataattaaaggaacttaaaattataaactctgaataagaatttatcgtactacaattataatatttgattgccatcttgcaaccttattgcggatctgtgcattgaatcaaaaaaaaaaatcggaatgGAAAAATAGGgcttgatcgtataagagtgaaaattgagagtaatatgattttttttattttaagtctgaaaagataaaaaaaaattcttgccaaaaaaatttaagtttataattaacaaataaaaaataggggttgatcatagagggatgaaaaattgagagtagcatcagattttttattttaattcatgacaaataaaaataaacatgaaaatcttgccaaaaaaattaaagtttataattaacaaataaaaaataggggttgatcgtagaagggtgaaaaattcaaagtaatatgaaattttttattctaagtcatgacaaaataaaaacaaagttcttgccaaaaaaattagtctttaattaccaaataaaaaataagggttgatggtagaggggtgaaaatttagggatctatgtatttttgtatgctgtatcataaaaaaaaaacaaaaaatgtctaaaaaataaaaataaaattttggggttggaccacccttaacatttagtgggatgaaaaatagatgttgtccgattctccaccctggccgatatgcacgctaagattcacgaaaatcggtcgagccgtttcggaggagttcaatcacgcacaccgttacacgagaattttatgtattagataaataaaatcaatagaGATTTTCCAATTTCACACTTCTGATTAGTACTGGTGGTAATCCTAAATAATCAAATTATACTGTCTcttatttaaaaagttaaaaaatctATTCAACTTGAAAATCACATGGGCTATGTAATTTCAAGAATGTCagaaaacaatttataattaaaattttccaaATCTATAATGGACACTACACCATCAACAGAGAATAATAAGCGAGAACAAAGTACAGTATCACAGAATCTAGTATTAAATTCAATACAGTCTACAGCTGCTGACaatgatgaaacattttacGATCAGGACAGTGGAAGGCTAGTCGGAACGCccacattattaaaaacaataccAACATCTAAACCCTCTTCTAAACAAACCTCACTGCAAGTTGTCACAAAGCTATCACAAAATACAGACTTAATTTTAACACAGCCAATGATTACTGCTGATACAGAAAAATATTCGGATATTCAAGGCAGCCTGCAAGTTCCTACTGCACAGGCAATATCAACATCCAGACATTCGTCTAAACAACCTTCTTTGcaagtaattaaaaaagaaagcaAGAGTCCAAAGTCCTCCATTGCACCACAATCACCACCACAACTGGCCAATTTCCTTCACAGTCCAATCCCAACTGATCATAATATTTCGATTGAAGTATCTCATAGAAATTATAATGGCAGTGTCAGATCTAAATCACCAGAACAGAAGAGTCCAAAAAGCTTAAGTATTAAATCGGAATACTTAGAAGAACGTAAAATGGAGACAGATCTTGAAACTAGAGAGCCAGAAGAAACTTCAGTCAATAGAAAATCGAATGTGTCTGAAAATAAAACTTCGAGAAGATCTGAAAGCCCAATAGGATCTCCAGTGATAACTAGCAATATTGATAAAATAGCCAATATGAGTAAAGTTCTTTCAAATGAAGCAAAAGCTTTAAGACAATCCATTCGTAGTTTATCCGAAGACATAGCTAAAACTAAACAAGAAATGTCCGATCAACAAGAGGAAAACGTTAATTTTCCCTATCACCTGTTTTTGTTGGAAATTATCGTAAATAAAATTCACATGAAATGTGATTGTTTCGACGTTGATGGTAACAATCTAGTTATTTTGGCGACATTTTTAGGAAAACAACCTATTGTCCTTTACGATACCAGTTACGGTAAAATATATAACTTTACTAAACTAAATTTGGGGAAGTCAATATTATTTGCTATGACCTACGATAAAATATGTAGCATCAAAGATTTTGAAATAACCATACAATTAACAAAACAGCCACCTTGCACCAGCTGTGTGACTAAAATAGGACAGGCGTGTATGGACTTAACTGTGGAATTTGTGAAATTACGCGAGGAATTGTGTCGCAAATGGTTGGCTGAACAGCCTGATGATAATATAATGTGTACAACATCGACACCATTGTCCAAAAATTTGTACCATCTGTCTTGCGGTGACGAAGACCACAGGGACTCTATTGGAGTTATTGAGGTTTCGACAAGAATGTCATTCCTAGGAAAAGAAATCATGACTTCGTTTTGTGCTACTCCTAAACCTCAGGGCACGTCGTTTCTTTTGAAGCAGGATAATGGAATGACAATGTATTCTTGTCAAAAAGTTGAAATGGACGATCAAGGCAAGATACTTTTGGATGAAAgtagtttaacaaaaaaaagtttacccTGTGCGCATCGCAATCTTTCATTCATTGAAAGAAATCAAAGGTGTCCGAGTCCAACATCAAGCATTCTGTCATCTAAGAGATCATATCAGCCGATTCCGTATTCACACTATCAAAACGAGGTCCCTAAATACGACgagatatttacaaaaattaatgCGAACGAACTAAAAATTCGTGTCCCAAAAACCACGAAGGTTGAACGAATGGGAAAGTACGATAGGATACAGGAATTGTGCTCCTGTGAAAATACACCTTACAATACAGGAGATCAGATACAATTCCAGTTACCGAAAGATTTCCATAATTCTGATACTTAcacttcaaatttaaaatacactCATAAAGGCTACGACAATACTTGCGATAAAAGGGACAGAAAAATACTTAGCGTTACGCCAACTAACTGTCCGGTCCCTGTGGCCATGGAGAAAATATTGCATCCGCAGAAAGATGTGTTCGTtttaaaaattggaaaaaaactGGAAACAAAAGACAAGAAAACTGAATTAGAAATCGAACTAGTTACTCCAAAGGGGCCAACGGAAAAACGGAAtcttgataataatataaacgacATTTCGCAACAGTGCAGTACTGTCGAACTGAACAAGAAACAATCGAAAAcaagtaataagaaaaaaaataaaactaaaaaggcaaataaatcgaagaaagaaatcaaatctaaaaataaaacaaaaaaataactacaCGACGAGTCATTATACTAACTGACACTATTCTTGTTGATATAAAATTGTACACTAGTTTTTATAAATACTGGCACAACGAAATAAAACTTGTTTTTGAAACTGAACCATTTTATCTGTCTCATCCATTTAATATTAAGATTTAAGATCCTTATCATAAGATGGACTTGTCTAGGCCACGGCACTATAGGGTTTCTTCAACGTTTTTGTAAAACCATTTGTCCACTCATTTAAAAACTTAAGCCGAATTTGAAAATTCAAATGTatgtattaattaacaaaaatgaaaaataaattcgtATTTCAGCCGGTCTCGGAGAGTTCCGGATTCGCGATCTTAACGACGAAATTAATAAACTTATGAGGGAGAAGCGACATTGGGAGGTTCAAATTAAATCTTTGGGCGGTCCCGATCATGCTCGAGTCGGTCCTAAAATGTTGGACCAAGACGGGAAAGAAGTGCCTGGCAACCGGGGATACAAATACTTTGGAGCTGCAAAGGATTTACCCGGTAACTAACCACTGTTGGATA
Encoded here:
- the LOC119630256 gene encoding uncharacterized protein LOC119630256; amino-acid sequence: MDTTPSTENNKREQSTVSQNLVLNSIQSTAADNDETFYDQDSGRLVGTPTLLKTIPTSKPSSKQTSLQVVTKLSQNTDLILTQPMITADTEKYSDIQGSLQVPTAQAISTSRHSSKQPSLQVIKKESKSPKSSIAPQSPPQLANFLHSPIPTDHNISIEVSHRNYNGSVRSKSPEQKSPKSLSIKSEYLEERKMETDLETREPEETSVNRKSNVSENKTSRRSESPIGSPVITSNIDKIANMSKVLSNEAKALRQSIRSLSEDIAKTKQEMSDQQEENVNFPYHLFLLEIIVNKIHMKCDCFDVDGNNLVILATFLGKQPIVLYDTSYGKIYNFTKLNLGKSILFAMTYDKICSIKDFEITIQLTKQPPCTSCVTKIGQACMDLTVEFVKLREELCRKWLAEQPDDNIMCTTSTPLSKNLYHLSCGDEDHRDSIGVIEVSTRMSFLGKEIMTSFCATPKPQGTSFLLKQDNGMTMYSCQKVEMDDQGKILLDESSLTKKSLPCAHRNLSFIERNQRCPSPTSSILSSKRSYQPIPYSHYQNEVPKYDEIFTKINANELKIRVPKTTKVERMGKYDRIQELCSCENTPYNTGDQIQFQLPKDFHNSDTYTSNLKYTHKGYDNTCDKRDRKILSVTPTNCPVPVAMEKILHPQKDVFVLKIGKKLETKDKKTELEIELVTPKGPTEKRNLDNNINDISQQCSTVELNKKQSKTSNKKKNKTKKANKSKKEIKSKNKTKK